Proteins from a single region of Felis catus isolate Fca126 chromosome B4, F.catus_Fca126_mat1.0, whole genome shotgun sequence:
- the LOC101098239 gene encoding 60S ribosomal protein L23a-like has protein sequence MAILMAPPKAAQISLKERLQRNKLPCAIVEFSVTTESALKKIKDNNTLVSIANAKASKHLIRQAVQKLYDIDVAKANTRVGPNGEKKAYVRLSPDYDTLDSANKIGLIEMESSWLNLNIHFFSTIKKKSTSG, from the coding sequence ATGGCCATTCTGATGGCGCCTCCAAAGGCAGCCCAAATATCCTTAAAAGAGCGCCTCCAGAGAAACAAGTTGCCCTGTGCCATCGTCGAGTTCTCTGTGACCACCGAGTCAgccctgaagaaaataaaagacaacaacaCACTTGTATCCATTGCCAATGCCAAGGCCAGCAAACACCTGATCAGAcaggctgtgcagaagctctatGACATTGACGTGGCCAAGGCCAACACCCGGGTCGGGCCCAACGGAGAGAAGAAGGCATACGTTCGGCTGAGTCCCGACTATGACACTTTGGATTCCGCCAACAAAATTGGCCTCATTGAGATGGAGTCCAGCTGGCTAAatctaaatatacattttttttccaccataaaaaaaaaatcaacttcaggATAG